Sequence from the Cucumis sativus cultivar 9930 chromosome 1, Cucumber_9930_V3, whole genome shotgun sequence genome:
tcaaaacatagCTTTTTACTTTGAAGTGAAAAGGGTATCTCATCATAAAGATTACAgtattcatctttttttaagtgagaaaatttcttttctgGTCAGCAACGTAAACATCTGCCTCTGAGTGATGcaaatgacataaaaaatgaacttttGTGGGGTGATGTAAATGTGCAATATGTTTTCATCATACCTCATCATGGAAGTCATCAATATCTTTCTGTTCTGTATCGCTGAACCAGCTAAAAAAGCTGCACCCAAAACAGGAAAAAGAGTCCTATCAGTGAGgtcaaatgaattattttccttttaacgAAAGTTATAggcattttcttcatttcatacATAGGAGGTATGACACTAGGAAATgcatttttgaaaataagatcATAGCTGTGAGTATATGACATCAGACTAACACTTGAGACAGTCAATTTGAATCTCTTGATGTCCATTGAATCTGAAATCTGATTAAAAAGACAATTGGAAAGACAACGAAAGAAGAGGTGATGAGAGAAAATAGCACACCATCTAAATTATGACTACGACATAGATTTTGCCCCTCCCACCTATTCCTCTCTCTGTGTTCCTCTCATAGCTCAGTCAGTGAGTTCCCCATCTCTAACTGTTTATACTTCATTTCTCAGTTATCTCCTCTATCAGCAACTAGAtgtttcttttcctctctttgTACCTCCTCTCAAAGTTTTAATCATTTAACCACAGGATAACCAAGTAATTTAAGGTACTTGGATCCTCCCTCCCTTGGAACTTGATCAATTTTGCCTTCCTCTGTTTCCTTTCCACTACCTCTATCTTTTACTAAATACCATAAAAAATTCCCTAACTAATTACTTATATATCTCCTAATAACATTCATACCAGCCTCTTGAGGTgtacaaaataacaaagaagGATTCGTAAGACgcaagagagaagagaaggtGCCCAAGTTATTTATGGTCAGGATGTTCTGAAAATAGTTGGTTATCTTGTACATGGTCAGATGCAGTGAGAAAGACGATGTTCTTTCGACTAGTGGTTAGGAAAGAATGGAGAGGTAGGGAGCTCTAAATCtctctaattaaaaatagaaagagttCTATCATTACGTTATTTTATTAAGcatctttcctttttgttctttgcTCTACTCATTTTCAAAGGATTATATGATTCTAAAGTCTGaaattattttcatgaaaTGCAAGAAAGCTATTCTCTATGCATAGCAATTCCATCTATTGAATTCTAATAACACcaaaaaattgagaataaaGTCAGACTCGGCTTAGAAAGTTGCCAATCAAATAGTAGGGAAgtaacattttctaaaatttaggCACTGTCTCACATTTGACCGTAAGAGTTATCATTGCCTTCTCCATTATAAAATGTCTCTTAAGGTCACCCTTTTATAACACTGATCATAATCTACCATTGCATGAGTTTTGACTCAAATACCCAAACTGAATCACTGGTATTGCATCATAAGTGAACACAAATTTGTATAACAAACAAACTAGCATAAATTAGATAGTCTAGTGACGGTGCTTTCACAATTAACAAATAAccaataatataaaacataaaaaataaatgaagttcCTAAATGGTGATTATTGATAAACAGGTTTAACAACCAACCTTTCCTCGGCCTGAGGTCGTTTGTTCCCTTTCTTCTCGTGGTTAAACCCATTAGGTAAACCCTGTAGATATGCAGAGTACAGTAAACAGTTAGTGAAAATAATTTGACTAACTAATACAAGCATATTTtagaaaggagagaaaaaaatctcTCACCATTCcttctttccattttatcGATGTAGCATTGATTTTCCTTGTTCCTTCATCAAGAAAGGTGAAGGTCTTCGTCAgctttgtatcttcaaaataaGGGTTGGTGTTGAAGTTCTGtagaaacaaagaaacaaaataaatactcCTAAAGAAATAGAATGTAAGAGACACAAAGGACAAGAAAtcactaaagaaaaaaaaataaaagcaaaatgaAGGAACATAACAGAAAAGGAGCAAGTTAGGGCAATGATTCAAACTCACAAAAGTAATTGAGTAACCCGATTTGACATCTTTAAAATCTTCCACTTCCAGGGAGGTGAGATGTTTGAATATCTAACAAAAGCAAAATGACCAACAACAATTTTATGGGCATTTGCACAGAAGATACTAAAACAAGATTATGAGAATTCAAAATCAGCTTCACTATTAAAATTCGGTATTTTACTtgcaatttcatttattattttgaaaactcaaaaatataaaacgaGGGAGACAAACCAAACCTTCTGGTCCTCTTCGGTCAAAAGTTCACAAAGAGCAGGATGGCTCAAGAACTGCAAGTTGAGGAAGAAACAGTTATTTTTATCACAGGACACAGGGAGGACGAATCAGTGATGAAACTCATCAGCATGACAAGAAGTTCATAACCAGTTCAAAGATGACAGATTTGAGAAGGAAATACAAACCGCTGTTAACCAGAAGTCAGGAATTGATTTGATGATCTCATTCCGCTTGTCATAGACAGGTTTTCGTACTTCATTGTACTTCTGTTCCACTTCCAATACTTTATCACTGGCCTCCTCGTTGATCTTGAATATCAAAGCAAATAAACAACATGATCATAAAGCAGCAGTTATCTCAAACTTACTGGAAAAAAGTAATTACCGGTATAATACACGTCGTTCTTAATTGAGCAGTGATACTATACAATTAAATGTACACCCTATAAAAAAGATAGCAACTTTGCACAGTAATTCAAAGTTAGAGGCAGACTTCATAATTGCTTGGTCCCAGGAACAGTGAAGTCGCAAAGTGTAATTCAAGATTAACATTTATCGTAACGCGATTCATTTCATCCAGGTAA
This genomic interval carries:
- the LOC101216549 gene encoding NAP1-related protein 2 codes for the protein MITDKGKKAKLSEKPEDDNSEVIDEKLVMSIEKLQEIQDELEKINEEASDKVLEVEQKYNEVRKPVYDKRNEIIKSIPDFWLTAFLSHPALCELLTEEDQKIFKHLTSLEVEDFKDVKSGYSITFNFNTNPYFEDTKLTKTFTFLDEGTRKINATSIKWKEGMGLPNGFNHEKKGNKRPQAEESFFSWFSDTEQKDIDDFHDEVAEIIKEDLWPNPLSYFNNEADEDELDEDESNEEGKEDDDSDDDDDDQDDDNDAGDDEDDD